In Helianthus annuus cultivar XRQ/B unplaced genomic scaffold, HanXRQr2.0-SUNRISE HanXRQChr00c010, whole genome shotgun sequence, a genomic segment contains:
- the LOC110925755 gene encoding cation/H(+) antiporter 17, which translates to MASNMTCPPPMKATSEGVFQGNNPLDYALPLVIVQICLVLLLTRALAYLLKPLRQPRVIAEIIGGVLLGPSALGRNTTYLHTIFPTKSLPVLDTLANLGLLFFLFLVGLELDLNSLRRTGKKALTIAVAGISLPFILGICVSFVLRATISKGVNPGPFIVFMGVAMSITAFPVLARILAELKLLTTDVGRMAMSAAAVNDVAAWILLALAVALSGSGHSPFVALWVFMCGSAFIMLCSFVIPPIFKWMSRRCPEGEPVDEVYVCATLGVVLAAGFVTDAIGIHALFGAFVVGILIPKEGPFAGALVEKVEDLVSGLFLPLYFVSSGLKTNVASIRGVESWCLFVLVVCAACLGKIAGTVVVSLWCKVPFSEALALGLLMNTKGLVELIVLNIGKDRGVLNDQTFAILVLMALVTTFITTPSVIAVYKPAKKATKSEYKNKTVYGKGFATSQFRIFITFHGIRNLPTMINLIEASRGTGKKETLTVHAMHLMELTERSSAILMVHKARRNGHPFWKKDPNKGSDQIVVAFEAFQQLSKVSIRPTTAISAVSSMYEDICEEAEAKKASMIILQFHKHIRLDGHLETTRDEYRHVNRKVLEHAPCSVSILVDRGFGGTSHVSASNVDSLVTVLFFGGHDDHEALAYGARMAEHPGINLVVVRILLDYNAANSGSVSVEISEPPKDDDVIAEFKDKILKKSTIKYMERVVKNASEAIEVIRDNTRCNLVIVGRMPEGELAALMRKRSEFPEMGPIGNLLISPEFHITASVLVVQQYRPQLSVHALASLKEEEASTD; encoded by the exons ATGGCCTCCAATATGACATGCCCACCCCCAATGAAGGCTACATCAGAAGGGGTGTTTCAAGGAAACAACCCTCTTGATTATGCACTTCCTCTGGTAATTGTGCAAATATGCTTGGTTCTCTTGCTCACTCGCGCTCTTGCCTACCTTTTGAAACCGTTAAGACAACCGCGAGTCATCGCTGAAATTATT GGTGGAGTTTTACTGGGCCCATCAGCATTGGGCCGTAACACAACCTACCTTCATACCATTTTCCCTACTAAAAGCCTACCAGTCCTGGACACATTAGCCAACCTTGGGCTTCTGTTCTTTCTTTTCCTAGTGGGCCTGGAGCTGGACTTAAACTCCCTCAGACGGACCGGAAAAAAAGCCCTGACCATAGCCGTTGCCGGTATCTCCCTACCATTCATTTTAGGAATATGTGTTTCCTTTGTCCTTCGCGCAACGATCTCCAAAGGGGTCAACCCGGGCCCGTTTATCGTGTTCATGGGCGTCGCAATGTCCATCACCGCTTTCCCGGTTCTAGCCCGTATCCTAGCCGAACTCAAGCTTTTAACCACGGATGTCGGTAGAATGGCCATGTCAGCAGCCGCGGTTAACGACGTGGCGGCTTGGATCCTACTTGCACTAGCCGTAGCACTCTCGGGCTCTGGGCATTCGCCATTTGTGGCTCTTTGGGTTTTCATGTGTGGGTCGGCTTTCATCATGTTATGTTCGTTTGTCATCCCACCAATTTTTAAATGGATGTCTCGGAGGTGCCCCGAAGGTGAGCCCGTGGACGAGGTTTACGTTTGTGCCACTTTGGGGGTGGTTTTGGCTGCGGGGTTTGTGACGGATGCTATCGGGATTCATGCACTTTTCGGGGCTTTTGTGGTGGGTATTCTCATCCCGAAAGAAGGCCCGTTTGCTGGGGCGTTAGTGGAAAAAGTTGAGGATCTTGTTTCGGGCTTGTTCTTACCGCTTTACTTTGTGTCAAGTGGTTTAAAAACAAATGTAGCTTCCATTAGAGGGGTTGAATCTTGGTGTTTATTCGTTTTGGTCGTATGTGCGGCTTGTTTAGGGAAGATTGCTGGCACGGTCGTGGTTTCTTTGTGGTGCAAAGTTCCATTTTCGGAGGCTCTTGCTCTCGGGCTTTTGATGAACACGAAAGGCTTGGTCGAACTTATCGTTCTCAACATTGGAAAAGACCGCGGA GTGCTAAATGATCAAACTTTTGCAATATTGGTTTTGATGGCTCTTGTCACAACATTTATCACTACGCCTTCAGTGATTGCGGTCTACAAGCCCGCGAAAAAGGCCACAAAATCGGAATACAAAAACAAGACGGTTTACGGGAAAGGTTTTGCGACGAGCCAGTTCCGTATATTCATCACTTTCCATGGAATCAGAAACCTACCAACAATGATTAATCTGATCGAAGCCTCACGTGGGACCGGAAAGAAAGAGACCCTTACGGTCCACGCGATGCACCTCATGGAACTCACCGAGAGGTCTTCGGCTATACTCATGGTTCACAAGGCTAGGAGAAATGGGCACCCCTTTTGGAAGAAAGATCCCAATAAGGGTTCGGATCAAATCGTGGTGGCGTTCGAGGCGTTTCAGCAGCTTAGTAAAGTCTCGATCCGACCCACAACCGCCATCTCTGCGGTATCAAGCATGTATGAAGATATATGTGAAGAGGCTGAGGCGAAAAAGGCAAGCATGATCATCCTCCAGTTTCATAAGCACATAAGGCTCGACGGTCATCTCGAGACAACCCGGGATGAATACCGGCACGTTAACCGGAAGGTTTTGGAGCACGCCCCGTGTTCGGTTAGTATCTTAGTGGACCGTGGGTTTGGTGGGACTTCACACGTTTCCGCGAGTAACGTCGACTCGCTAGTGACGGTTTTGTTTTTCGGTGGTCATGATGACCACGAGGCTTTAGCCTATGGAGCCCGGATGGCTGAGCATCCGGGCATCAACCTAGTTGTAGTCCGGATCCTTCTGGACTACAATGCAGCCAACTCGGGCTCCGTGAGTGTCGAGATAAGCGAACCGCCTAAAGACGATGATGTGATTGCTGAATTCAAAGATAAGATATTGAAGAAAAGCACAATCAAATATATGGAGAGAGTGGTCAAAAACGCCTCCGAGGCGATCGAAGTGATTCGTGATAACACTCGATGCAACCTGGTTATAGTCGGGAGGATGCCCGAAGGTGAGCTAGCCGCATTGATGAGGAAAAGAAGCGAGTTCCCGGAGATGGGGCCCATCGGGAACCTTCTAATCTCGCCGGAGTTCCATATCACGGCGTCGGTGTTGGTGGTCCAGCAATACCGCCCACAGCTTTCGGTACATGCTCTTGCCTCTTTAAAAGAGGAGGAAGCCAGTACCGACTAA